A single genomic interval of Zingiber officinale cultivar Zhangliang chromosome 4A, Zo_v1.1, whole genome shotgun sequence harbors:
- the LOC121972511 gene encoding protein NEDD1-like: MVADFYGGKILLKVNLYVRADLVVASAGDDKKISLWNKNGQSMGSFPSLGSDLADDIEESINCISFSNKSSRYLCSGGSGHIVKIWDLQRKRCIKRLSGHIDTITGVMYNCKDEHLASINEKGDLILHYLASGTRAELKDPNGQVLRVLDYSRFSRHLLSTAGDDGSVHIWDTTGRRPKVSWLKQHSAPTTSICFSPLSDKIIVTVGLDKKLYMFDSGTKRPSYCMPFEAPFSLLAYCDDGNLLAAGTNNGRVVFYDVRGKPQPFTVLRAYSSSEVRYLIYQE; encoded by the exons ATGGTGGCTGACTTTTACGGTGGGAAAATCTTACTAAAGGTTAATCTTTATGTTCGTGCAGACCTAGTGGTTGCTAGTGCTGGTGACGATAAAAAGATATCACTTTGGAATAAAAATGGCCAAAGTATGGGATCCTTTCCTTCTCTCGGCAGCGACCTTGCTGATGACATTGAG gaatccATAAATTGTATCAGCTTTAGTAATAAAAGTTCTagatatctttgctctggaggaaGTGGGCATATTGTCAAAATATGGGACCTGCAGAGGAAAAGGTGCATCAAACGGTTGAGTGGTCATATTGACACAATTACAGGTGTAATGTACAACTGCAAAGATGAACATTTAGCATCCATCAACGAGAAGGGGGATCTCATACTTCATTATCTTGCTTCCGGAACACGGGCTGAACTCAAGGATCCAAATGGGCAG GTACTAAGAGTACTTGATTATTCTCGATTTAGTCGACATCTTTTGTCAACAGCTGGGGATGATGGATCTGTTCATATTTGGGATACAACTGGTCGCAGACCAAAG GTTTCTTGGTTGAAACAGCATTCTGCCCCAACAACTAGTATTTGCTTCTCTCCATTAAGTGACAAG ATTATTGTTACAGTTGGTCTTGATAAAAAGTTGTATATGTTTGATTCTGGAACAAAAAGACCCTCATATTGCATGCCTTTTGAGGCACCCTTCTCATTGCTGGCATACTGTGATGATGGTAATCTATTGGCTGCTGGGACAAATAATGGACGTGTAGTATTCTATGATGTTCGAGGGAAACCTCAACCTTTCACAGTTCTTCGTGCATACAGTAGTTCAGAGGTAAGATATCTTATCTACCAAGAATAG
- the LOC121972512 gene encoding uncharacterized protein LOC121972512 codes for MECQLKTQVEIWIIIHTGFILPTEEGVPIACDKWDAQTRRKIEADAKATCAAFASQDLYLHGFFSASIKLPSDYVAGVVVAFYHLRRIKVRDKGSVAKSGVRRGIASRNIHRIADQESPLHPPLYPLRRSESAGSENHNSRSVSSSPDKDDRCYTTRGSAALVCEGENADERASAASLPRFFVSLSNKEEEDFMVMKGCKLPQRPKKRSKFVQKCILLVSPGAWLSDLSQERYVVREKKGSRKRRRGLKAMSMESDSE; via the exons ATGGAGTGCCAATTGAAGACCCAAGTGGAGATATGGATTATAATCCATACCGGATTCATACTCCCCACAGAAGAAGGTGTGCCCAtcgcctgtgacaagtgggatgcacaaacaaggaGAAAAATTGAAGCTGATGCAAAAGCAACAT GTGCTGCATTTGCGTCGCAAGATCTCTACCTCCATGGATTCTTTAGTGCCTCCATTAAACTGCCCTCCGATTATGTGGCTGGAGTGGTGGTTGCTTTCTAT CACCTCCGCCGCATCAAGGTCAGGGACAAAGGATCCGTCGCAAAATCTGGCGTCCGGAGGGGAATCGCATCTCGGAATATCCACCGCATCGCAGATCAAGAGTCCCCCCTGCACCCGCCTCTTTATCCCCTCAG GAGGTCGGAATCGGCCGGGAGCGAGAACCATAACTCCCGATCTGTCTCGTCGTCGCCGGATAAGGATGACCGTTGCTACACGACCAGGGGATCGGCGGCGTTGGTATGCGAGGGCGAGAACGCCGACGAAAGAGCCTCGGCAGCCTCTCTACCTCGATTCTTCGTTTCACTGTCGAACAAGGAGGAGGAGGACTTCATGGTGATGAAGGGGTGCAAGCTGCCGCAGCGACCCAAGAAGAGATCCAAATTCGTCCAAAAATGCATACTC TTGGTGAGTCCTGGAGCATGGCTGTCAGATCTCTCACAGGAGAGGTATGTAGTCAGGGAGAAGAAGGGATCAAGAAAG AGGAGAAGAGGATTAAAGGCCATGTCCATGGAGAGTGATTCAGAATGA